A single genomic interval of Helianthus annuus cultivar XRQ/B chromosome 13, HanXRQr2.0-SUNRISE, whole genome shotgun sequence harbors:
- the LOC110900203 gene encoding TNF receptor-associated factor homolog 1b: MAGSSSEESGVSRSFDGLSNGQQQRSGEALAEWRSSEQVENGITSTSPPYWDTDDDRDFEKRPSDLYGKYTWKIDKFSQINKRELRSNAFEVGGYKWYILIYPQGCDVCNFLSLFLCVAEHDKLLPGWSHFAQFTIAVVNKDPKKSKYSDTLHRFWKKEHDWGWKKFMELSKVMDGFVDADTLIIKAQVQVIRERADRPFRCLDRQYRRELVRVYLSNVEQICRRFVEEKRGRLGKLIEDKARWSGFCNFWSRIDKNLRQQMSREKSDSILKVVVKQFFIEKEVTSTLVMDSLYSGLKALEDQSKNKGKCDAEEVPIMPVVHMENDMFLLVDDVLLLLERAAIEPLPPKDEKGPQNRTKDGGSGEDFSKDTIERDERRLTELGRRTIEIFVLAHIFSKIEVAYQEAVALKRQEELIREEEEAWIAESEKRASEKEKKSKKKQAKQKRNNRKLKDKARDEKPSVVIDEKPKKQSPIEDDADLSKKPGLLEPLEPLIPLEDVSDVSDSVDCVTESPHQPDSDDRDSSPVHWDTDTSEPHHPPTEACSSGVTSEQNGGRKSPSAMDDSSSTCSSDSVPSVVTGGPPYRGSLHQNQKSQSSPSRGKVKHGKGTGQPHAEGDGAAVSLQDKKVEEVVSLQKKLTIKDDTEPERHSKEKTTVSVAPSSPKSPSKASPRALQKSDLRKTAQNTDKPVVSSNLTDGSVVSKPYALKPPERPSAVQQPLNSAQKHVNGQGALTAEKPVVQVQVQHVLTKPLSVSSAKPVPPMSRPLSAPLVDGSRTNANTSSTATTPVISMVQTAPFLSRSASAAGYLGPDPSSMGQSYGPPSYRNAMMGSQVSATSSAFSQTHSYSQPMFLPQTPERIDTNSIRPSFSFGMMNHDVVLQNGSQWMESVQRDNGISRSQTQGMLADEFPHLDIINDLLDDEYAMPIASTPGPSFLNGPRHLSHQFTFPGDVGGSLDQGPSTSSCRFDRTRSFPEEFQHSYGGGFDFSRDLISPQPNLQPYVNGQIDGLVQNQWQIGGSDLSYGLRTMDGDGYPYHMPAEFSSLTMGVNGYTMYRPNGQ; this comes from the exons ATGGCCGGGAGTTCGAGCGAGGAGTCCGGGGTTAGCAGATCATTTGACGGATTGTCGAACGGGCAGCAGCAGCGGTCTGGTGAAGCGTTGGCGGAATGGCGGTCGTCTGAGCAGGTGGAGAATGGGATTACGTCGACTTCACCGCCGTATTGGGATACTGACGACGATCGAGATTTTG AAAAGAGACCGTCTGACCTATACGGAAAGTATACGTGGAAAATCGACAAATTCTCACAGATTAATAAGCGAGAACTTCGTAGCAATGCGTTTGAGGTTGGTGGCTACAAATG GTACATCTTGATCTACCCACAGGGGTGTGACGTCTGCAACTTTTTGTCGTTATTTCTTTGTGTTGCAGAGCATGACAAGCTTCTTCCCG GATGGAGTCATTTTGCACAATTTACGATAGCTGTGGTGAATAAAGACCCCAAAAAGTCGAAATATTCTG ATACGTTACATCGCTTTTGGAAGAAAGAGCATGACTGGGGCTGGAAAAAGTTCATGGAATTATCCAAAGTGATGGACGGTTTTGTCGATGCCGACACACTCATAATAAAAGCTCAAGTCCAAGTTATCAG GGAGAGAGCAGATCGTCCTTTCCGATGCCTTGACCGTCAATATAGGAGAGAACTCGTAAGGGTATATTTGTCAAATGTAGAACAAATTTGTCGTCGCTTTGTTGAAGAAAAAAGAGGAAGGCTCGGGAAATTGATAGAAGATAAGGCTAGATGGTCCGG CTTCTGTAATTTCTGGTCGAGAATCGATAAAAACCTCAGGCAACAAATGTCAAGGGAGAAATCCGATTCGATATTGAAAGTTGTCGTGAAGCAATTCTTTATAGAAAAGGAAGTGACGTCAACTTTGGTGATGGACTCGTTATACAGTGGATTAAAGGCCCTTGAAGACCAGTCGAAAAACAAAGGAAAATGTGATGCGGAAGAAGTACCGATAATGCCCGTTGTCCATATGGAAAATGATATGTTTCTTTTGGTTGATGACGTTCTGCTGTTGCTTGAACGGGCCGCCATTGAACCGTTGCCCCCCAAAGATGAAAAAGGCCCTCAAAACCGTACTAAG GATGGTGGCTCAGGGGAGGATTTCAGTAAGGATACTATCGAACGAGACGAAAGGCGTCTCACTGAATTGGGACGTAGAACTATTGAAATCTTTGTTCTAGCCCATATATTCAG TAAAATAGAAGTAGCGTACCAGGAGGCTGTTGCGTTAAAGCGACAAGAAGAGCTCATTCGTGAAGAAGAGGAAGCGTGGATAGCCGAAAGCGAAAAACGCGCGtccgaaaaagaaaaaaaatcaaagaagaaaCAG gCGAAACAGAAAAGAAACAACCGCAAGTTAAAGGATAAAGCACGGGACGAAAAACCGAGTGTTGTAATAgacgaaaaacctaaaaaacaaagCCCGATTGAGGACGATGCGGATTTGTCAAAAAAGCCCGGTCTACTTGAACCACTTGAACCGCTTATCCCACTCGAGGATGTTTCAGACGTTTCGGATTCAGTAGACTGTGTGACGGAATCACCACATCAACCCGATTCAGATGATCGAGATTCGAGCCCGGTCCACTGGGATACCGACACTTCTGAACCGCATCATCCACCCACGGAAGCATGTAGCAGCGGTGTTACGAGTGAACAAAACGGTGGGAGAAAGAGTCCCTCTGCAATGGATGACAGCTCGTCAACGTGTTCGTCAGATTCCGTACCGTCAGTTGTGACCGGTGGGCCCCCTTATCGAGGGAGTTTGCATCAGAATCAGAAATCACAAAGTTCACCTagcag AGGGAAAGTCAAACACGGAAAGGGTACTGGTCAACCACATGCAGAAGGTGATGGGGCTGCGGTCTCGTTGCAGGATAAGAAAGTGGAAGAAGTTGTTTCGTTGCAAAAAAAGCTAACCATTAAAGACGACACGGAACCCGAGAGACATTCGAAAGAAAAAACAACCGTCTCCGTTGCACCGTCTTCACCGAAAAGCCCGTCAAAAGCTTCCCCACGAGCGCTTCAAAAATCAGACCTAAGAAAAACCGCCCAAAACACGGATAAACCGGTGGTCTCGTCAAACTTAACCGATGGTTCGGTCGTATCCAAACCCTACGCACTAAAACCACCCGAAAGGCCTTCAGCGGTCCAACAACCACTGAACTCGGCTCAGAAACACGTGAATGGCCAAGGGGCGTTAACAGCCGAAAAGCCTGTGGTTCAGGTTCAGGTTCAGCATGTGTTGACTAAGCCGTTGAGCGTTTCATCGGCCAAGCCGGTGCCACCAATGTCGAGGCCTTTGAGCGCACCGTTAGTTGACGGGTCTAGAACTAATGCCAATACCTCGAGTACCGCTACCACCCCTGTTATCTCAATGGTTCAGACCGCACCGTTTCTGTCTCGTTCCGCAAGTGCGGCGGGGTATCTCGGTCCTGACCCGTCATCCATGGGTCAAAGTTACGGTCCACCGTCGTATCGTAATGCTATGATGGGGAGTCAGGTTTCCGCTACTTCGTCTGCTTTTAGTCAAACCCATTCGTATTCGCAGCCCATGTTTCTACCGCAAACCCCGGAAAGAATCGACACGAACTCCATCAGACCAAGTTTTTCGTTCGGGATGATGAATCACGATGTCGTACTTCAAAACGGGTCCCAGTGGATGGAATCCGTTCAACGGGATAACGGCATTAGCCGATCGCAAACTCAAGGAATGTTAGCGGATGAATTTCCGCATCTAGATATCATCAATGATCTACTCGATGACGAGTACGCTATGCCGATCGCGTCAACTCCGGGCCCGTCATTTCTTAACGGGCCTCGCCATCTTTCTCATCAGTTCACTTTCCCAGGGGACGTCGGTGGTTCACTCGACCAGGGTCCGTCAACAAGCTCGTGTAGGTTTGACCGAACTCGGAGTTTCCCCGAAGAGTTTCAACACAGTTACGGTGGCGGGTTTGACTTTTCAAGAGACTTGATTTCACCGCAACCGAACTTGCAGCCTTATGTAAACGGTCAGATTGACGGGTTAGTTCAGAACCAATGGCAGATTGGCGGGTCGGATCTTTCTTACGGGTTGAGAACAATGGACGGTGACGGGTACCCGTATCACATGCCGGCGGAGTTTTCGAGTTTGACCATGGGGGTCAACGGTTACACCATGTACCGACCAAACGGGCAGTGA